The Armatimonadota bacterium DNA window CAACGAGACGGCTGAGGCAGAGGCCCACCTTGAGCAGTGCGAGGGCTGTCGAGAGACAGTCGCCGCCTGGCGCGGGTTTTCTGCAGCCATAGCGCAGACCGAAGAGGCATTGCCGCCGTCCGATCTGAGAGACCGCGTTTTGGCCGCTACGACCCGCAAACCTGTCCGTGCCTGGTTTTTGAGGCCGGCTTGGCTCGCGGCGCCCGCGCTGGCAGCGACGCTAGCGCTCTACGCCATCCTGACCAACCCGGGGCCAGTTCCAATCGATAAGGGTCCGGTCGTCTCGTCGGTAATGGAAGAGCGAACATTGCCCCTGGCCGAGACGCCGGTCGTGGTCGCTGATGCTCCGAACAGCGGCTTTACCGAAGACGCTGCTCCAAGGGCGTTCAATCGGACCGCCAATGCCAAACCGATTCCCAACACACCGATTGCGCGACGCAATGCGCCCATCGTCAGCGTGCCAACGGAAGAACCCATCGAGGTCTCTGAAGGGCCGCGGGAGCCAACGCTGGACGATCGGGTAATGGTCTCTTTCTTGGATGAAGCAGTCTATGAAGAACCCGAGGCGCCGCCCGTCAAATTGGCCAATCTGCTGCCGGAGCCGGAAACAACCCTGAAGGACGATCTGGCCGGACTGATGAAGGCGCAACTGGCAAAAGATCAAGACCGATTAGTCGACCTGAGACAGCGGAATGTGGCCAAACGAAGGATCGGCATTCCCATCGCGACCATTCGCTTCTAACACCGGAGATTGATGGAACGATAAAACCATGAGGCGCGTCCTCTGGATCGGGTTGCTCGGGCTGGCCGCTTCGAGCGTAGTTTCGCAGGCGCAAAACGCGTCGGCGATTTCGCTCTATGGCGACCAGGGAAAATCGACCGCCGTCGCATCGAACGAAGTCGGGGTTGCCTCCTCAGATCTACTCCCCGGCAACGGCACTCGAGCCGGCTACACGCTTCGATACGCACCGATCATCCCAGGTTCAGAAAGCGTCTACATCGACGGCCGTCGGCTAAAGCGCGACGCGGACTACTTCCTGGATCGCGATTCCGGCACGATCGCCTTCGCCGAACCGGTGCGGCGATCTTCCTCTGTAACGATCCACTATCGATACAGCAAGAACGGCCAAGCGACCAATGGCGCTAAGAACCTCTCGCTGATTGCGCTCTCGTTTGGCAACAGCGGAGGGATCAGCGCATTGATGGCCACCACTCCGACCGAGCAAGCGGCGGATGGATCGGTCTGGCAATCGCAAGCGTTTGGACTTGCCCAGAAACTGGGCATCGGTCAGGGCGCGCAGTGGGACGGCCTGTTCTTTATGGGTTCTCGCCGCCAGCTTCAGGCCTATGCCGCGCCGCACGAGGCGGACGCCAAGTCGCCGGTACAAACGGGCGGCAGCCAAGAGCGGTTCGTATCGCAGAAGTTTGCTTATGACCGAGGCGGTCTCAAACTCAGCGTCAACTATCAGGACATTGGGGCGGGCTTCTCGGCAGCGAAGATGTTGGGCGGACAGTCGGGACTTGACGCCGCTCAGGTCGGCCAGTGGGATAAAGAGAAGGGCATACGAAGATTTGGCCTCGGATTTGGCATGGACCTTGGACACGGCGCGTCGCTCAAGCAAGATTTCAGCCGAATCACCGACTCGAAGGGGTCGATCGAGACCCGCTCGCTCCAGTTCGACTCCAAGAGCCTTGGCTTCTATTGGAACGACCGGCGCGCAGACGCCAGCTTCGCCCGGTTTAACGATTTGGCCGAACAGCAGCGCGGCGATTGGGCCAGAGAGAAAGGCATCTCTCGGACGGGCATGGGCGGCCGGATTGGACTCGGCGCCGGAGAGCTGAAGTTCGATCAATCCGCGATCGAAGAGGGCGGCGCATCGATCTCCCGACAGAACCTAAGCCTTGGTTTGGGACAGCTCAAGTTCTCGGCCTTTAATCAAGAGATCGGCAAGGAATTCAAACGGTTCGACCATCTGGCCGAAGGCGAGAAGGGCCAATGGGCGCGAGAGAAGGGCCTTAAGCGAGAAGGCTGGAATCTTGGCTGGGGCGCAGAGGGCGGCAAGGCAAACTTCCTCTCGATCAACCAAAGCCGAATTGGCCAAGGCGAGGCCGGTTTCGAGCGTCAGAACTTTAGGATAGGCGGCAATGGCTGGACTGCTTCGCACATGCATCGCGAGGCCGACTCCGAGTTCAAGCGATTGAACGACTTGGCGCCTGGAGAATTGAACGAGCTGGCTCTCGAAGTCAAGAGCTTCTACGACCCCAAAGCCAACGCGATCAACGACCAAGAGCGACAGCAAGCGGCCAAAGAATTGGGGCTTAGCCGAGATATGCAACGGTTTGGCGCCTCCCTTGGGAAGAACGGCCGTGTAGAATGGTCGAGATCGGCGATCAAAGACGCGATGGGCGGCGACCTGCAGCAAGACCGCCTGAGCTATGCCTCGCCCAACTTTGCTTTCAACTACCTGACGCGATCCATCGATCAGGAGTTCAAGCGCATGGGCGATTTGGCTCCTATCGAGCGGGCGCTGTTCCACAACGAGCGCGGAATAGGCCGAACGCAATGGGACGGCACGATCCAGTTAGGCAACGCAAGCCTCTATGCCGCTCAGACCGATGCAGACGCGGCAAAGGGCGGGTTCCATCGCGAGAGCTACAAGATCGCGCTGCCCAAGTTCGAGGCGGCGTTCAATCGTCGAAGCGTCGATGCCGAGTTCGCTCGCAGCGGAGACCTGGCAGAACAAGAAGGGGAAAGGAAACTGCTGGGCGCTCTCCGCGGCTCCAATCAGCAAGATTTGACCATCAAGACCGCGCTCATCGCCGGCATCGGCGCAGAGCTGTTCCACTATGGCGCTTCGAACGCGGAGCAAAAGACCCGCACGAACCGTTTGCGCGGCGGTTTGACATGGAATCCCGACAAGTTGACGCAACTGAGCTTTAACGGCGATCGGTTTGACGAGAACGACCCTGAGAGGCCCCTGCTGTTCGACCATTACGCCAAGAGCGCGATGGAGAGGAACTTGGGCTTTGGTCAGTTGACCGCTTTCACTGAATCGCGCGAGACGGGCGGCGCGATTGGCCGACCGGTCGAAAAGAAGACCGACTACTACAAGTTCGTCAGCCAAAACTGGCGTAGTCTTAATCTAACAGTCGAAAGCCGGGACACGAAAGCGGAAGGCGACGTGAGCGAGGATTATGACTACCTCAACGCTCAGTACCAAATCAACAAGAGCGCTAAGGTTACAATGGCTGAGGCGCGAGCCATGCGCGAGGGCGCCCCTGACGAAATCGTGCGCGAGAGCAAGATCGAATGGACCTTGAAGCCTGGCAGCACGGTTAGTTTCTCCGAAACTCGTCGATTGGTCGAAGGTCAGAAAGGACACCGTGCGCTGTCTGCAAGCCTTACTCAGACAGCGTTTGCAGGTCTTGCGTTTAGCGGAACTTACATCGAGCAGCGAGTCGATAATCAGAGCGTGAAGTCCCAGTCCGACTTTGGTCTGAAGACGGTCAAACCGATCGACTTTCTATTCTTGAACAATGCGGAGTTCAGCTTCACGTTCAATTCTCTGGCCGACAAGGGCGCTTGGCACAAGGAGCAAAAGGGCTTCCAGTTCAAGGCCAATTGGGGAACGAGCCTGTTAGAAGCCAACTATGCGGGCGTCTTCGTTCCCGGAAAGGGTCGGGCGGCCGATCGCACCTTCAAGTTCGCCTCGAACGGCGATCCGAAACTGCCGTATCACTTGTCGGCATCCTATAAGATTCGAACCATGCCGGACGGCGCGCAGCATCAGATTCGCAATTACCATCTGGACTACAAGTTGAACGACCGGTTGACCCTGGTTCACGATTTTGTGAGCTACCCTGAACAGGCGAGGGGCGATGTCGTGCTCGGCTCCATCGTTCAGGCGACCGGATTTTCGAACTGGACGCTTCAATCAACCATCAGCAGTCGGTTGGGCTTAAAGGGCGAGTATCGGACGGAATGGCACGACCAACAGCGTAAGAAGACGCGCAAGGGCGGCCTCTCTTTGGTCGGCAAGGCGTTCGACCAAGCCAACTTTGAGTTTGGATATCGATTGGAATCGGAATCGATCGGCGCCGACAAGCGCACGGCGCACACCTTCCGCGTCGCCTTCGACCATAAGCTGAGCGCGGACAAGTTCATCGTTTTGGGATTGGAGAGCGCCTTTTACGAGCATCGCAAGGACGGTTCGGCGCGGCAAAACCTGCGCGGCTCGTTAGAGTTCAAGACGCTCTTTTAGCGCCGAAGCAGGTTCTTGAGAACGAAGTAGAGATTGGCAGGGCGTTCGGCCAGGCGGCGGACGAAGTAGGGATACCATTGGTCGCCATACGGCACATAGATCAGCGTGCGATAGCCTTCCGATACTAGTTTAGTCTGCGTCTCTCGGCTGATGCCGTACAGCATTTGGAACTCGATGCTCCTCTTGTCGCGCTTCAACGCCTCTAATTGAGCTTTGGCCGAGGCGATCAGCTTGGGGTCGTGGGTGGCGAGCGCGGGCAAATTGCCTTGTTCGATCAGGCGGTGCATCAAGGCAACGTAGTTCTCGTCTACCTCTGACTTTCGCCGATAGGCGACTGTCGCCGGCTCGAGATAGGCGCCTTTGACCAAGCGAATGCGCGCGCCGAGCCCGAGCAGCCGGTCCAGATCTTCGGAAGTTCGGTAGAGATAAGTTTGAAGCACCGTGCCGACCTGTCTGCTCTGCGCATAGGCGGACTCAAAGAGGTCTAACGTCCGGTCGGTGTAGTCGCTGCTTTCCATATCGATCCAGACAAAGATGTTTCTCTCGGTCGCAGCCTCGATTAAACCTAAGAGTTGATCTTGGCAGAGAGCTTGATCGACATCGAGGCCGAGCTGGGTCAGCTTGATGCTGATGGTTGAGTCGATGCCTGCGCGACCGATCTCGTCGACTAAGTGGATGTAGTCTTCCAGCGCCCGACGGGCTTCTGCCGCATCGCGCACGTTCTCGCCCAGATGATCAAGAGAGACCTCAAAGCCGTTGGCCTCAAGATCCTGCGCGACAGCGATGGCTTCGGAAACGTCCTCGCCCGCAATGAAGCGGCGAATAAGGCTTTGCGTCAGGCGGCTGCGCGAAAACCAGTTGCGAATTCGGGGGCGGTCTGCCAATCGGAGGATGATCGTTCGACTGAGCATTCCGCTTTGAGCGCTTGCCTACTTGCCTTTCTCGGTCTTGACCGGCACCTTCTCCCACCATCGATCTATGACTTCCTTCTTGGGGTCGGCCTCGATCTCAACTTGCTTGCTGCCCGTTCCTAGTTGAGCCTTTTTGGGGTCGGGCTCCGGCAGTCCGGTGG harbors:
- a CDS encoding zf-HC2 domain-containing protein, which produces MKHQPCESMIELLSLYIDQMTNPNETAEAEAHLEQCEGCRETVAAWRGFSAAIAQTEEALPPSDLRDRVLAATTRKPVRAWFLRPAWLAAPALAATLALYAILTNPGPVPIDKGPVVSSVMEERTLPLAETPVVVADAPNSGFTEDAAPRAFNRTANAKPIPNTPIARRNAPIVSVPTEEPIEVSEGPREPTLDDRVMVSFLDEAVYEEPEAPPVKLANLLPEPETTLKDDLAGLMKAQLAKDQDRLVDLRQRNVAKRRIGIPIATIRF
- a CDS encoding proline dehydrogenase family protein, coding for MLSRTIILRLADRPRIRNWFSRSRLTQSLIRRFIAGEDVSEAIAVAQDLEANGFEVSLDHLGENVRDAAEARRALEDYIHLVDEIGRAGIDSTISIKLTQLGLDVDQALCQDQLLGLIEAATERNIFVWIDMESSDYTDRTLDLFESAYAQSRQVGTVLQTYLYRTSEDLDRLLGLGARIRLVKGAYLEPATVAYRRKSEVDENYVALMHRLIEQGNLPALATHDPKLIASAKAQLEALKRDKRSIEFQMLYGISRETQTKLVSEGYRTLIYVPYGDQWYPYFVRRLAERPANLYFVLKNLLRR